From Marivirga harenae, one genomic window encodes:
- a CDS encoding fibronectin type III domain-containing protein codes for MGDLWLYDIGDNIWTWLAGADTVNSLGNHGGKGVSNENFIPESRKLFSTFQDGEGNFWLFGGQTSSENSNRNDLWKYNPQNSEWTWVSGGDQGDEAGVYTALGEADPSNQPGARSGAQVWYQDDKLWVFGGLGVDVNGQVLDRLNDFWSFDFNSNFWTWEGGPNFAGNTGNYGELGIPSSENIPGARDNGNTFVDHEGQLIMFGGYKFTQGRAGTYNDLWSYNIETKEWTWLDGINQTAGLRVTSSIGELGAGTKLFPKARNGGHTWVDNDGNFWLYGGSPNANSGLGMLNDMWKYDSNNDFWTYYGGSVDADSTKGVYGTKGLGAVTNKPRSRWHGNSWYANDGKLWFFGGISAAGDGGDIVWLNDLWSYDPIGEIYTWESGSSQANEQGKYGSKGIPNINNSPGARSSATSWVDEQGNFWLFGGYESFEYYNDLWKFNPTAKTWTWISGRNSQNIPGSYGVQGEENNQNEIGSRRYTGSWVDDEGNFWVFGGQGRDKASQLGLLNDLWKYNPETKNWIWMKGSNSVNATGHYGTLGVPNPDNNPPARYGYTHWKDNVGNLWLFGGVAVSEWFNDLWRYDVRTNEWTWFGGSKATFDELVLLAPHYNFSNYGTKGIVDPTNVIGNRERAMGFKNDNNAFWLFGGRTNTVLGYNDLWQITFVPGKPYLYPLDTIQSNSFSISFDEAWASSYQVQLSFEEDFSDIISEFNITDRSISIGDLDPATKYYYRIKAINANGESDFTDQNQVLTLPAKPSFKPITKGQLNQRDAVLVWDLLAGEIDEYILQISTDSTFTDEADLISGYASKSIDSDINSTLIEGLSSGTNYYGRIKANNSSGSSRYSDVVSFLTKPSAPDLNETTIRNSITQSSFQLIWNPGTGVFDKYILYLAEDMQFENLVTSFNGVDISKDVNTFIINDLVPGSEYFVTLLSENSSGVSETSDTLMILTRPEAPIFNTTNYLSGVTQNDAILNWEVIPEIFDGYELQLSLDFSFSNENLFLAGYGKDEISRTIDKSQSTDTVRNLEAGTTYFARVRAFNSSGGSNYSNVVAIETIPKAPSFNIINNITQNSASVSWSNPSGAESYLIDVNTSPEYLTDSAIFENFPVAVAFQILEDLEPGTTYYTRLQSTNENGSSGLITPFDYSDTSFVTIPANPFLETALEIQQNTALISWENVKGANRYLLDVSNNGFQTYINNYQGIAVDDNEFLIEELSPGLQYQVRLKSQNGSGNSAYSNVYVFRTIPAQPIARDASTVAATSFTANWDPSVGADYYILEVTDDDFFTYTEQIIDLAIPSRVSNLVEGNSYKYRVKAGNSSGVSPPSNAVEVIVSTNSQTLALSNFDFQEDFRSGEESVPIDIQLGGGQGQISCLIRYKGILDNNWQDSVLLTTIGNQQYRFTVQEFMLDELGFEFELFITDGITSILRSRNLISRSFSNEQSSIIPLLNISSRWQMFSIPYILDDNLIETIFSSLGQLEYETEWRLVHYDGTNYVDAGAGINRIELGKGYWLNFKSQEETQIKVGSGKVNIASPFNMVLREGWNQIGNPYNVTLNWDVVRSANQVFNSVARTLTYDPQDNGFEEDILINAFEGAFVWSDIDTELVINLRGSSSFRVAGNEENYFSGNIDQARWKCPINIEFANGLKNIANIGMSEEALLGKDHLDKMQVPRFVEFTEMYTRHEDYFYPYFQQDIRPSANIERWLFNLSSNQLKGTVKLSWDNEAFKNSVKQLWIIDEENGVLVNMNEINSISLDIKDNHQISIHLTENKNELPLPFKMLMGNPYPNPTNRMNNVNILLPEAMENYEILLSLYSADGSKLATLAEGVYEAGIYNFQLDFEDFENVSSGMLIYKLAVSGPNGQTIFRKVILNK; via the coding sequence TTGGGAGATTTATGGCTTTATGACATTGGAGATAATATTTGGACTTGGTTGGCTGGAGCTGATACAGTTAATTCCTTAGGTAACCACGGGGGAAAAGGGGTATCAAATGAAAACTTTATTCCCGAATCAAGGAAGTTATTTTCCACCTTTCAAGATGGAGAAGGTAATTTTTGGCTTTTTGGCGGTCAAACATCTAGTGAAAATAGTAATCGAAACGATTTATGGAAATATAATCCTCAAAATAGTGAATGGACTTGGGTTTCTGGAGGAGATCAGGGTGATGAAGCTGGCGTTTATACTGCCCTTGGTGAGGCTGATCCCTCTAATCAACCTGGCGCACGGTCAGGTGCGCAAGTTTGGTACCAAGATGATAAACTTTGGGTTTTTGGAGGATTGGGAGTTGATGTCAATGGTCAAGTTTTAGATCGACTCAATGATTTTTGGTCCTTTGATTTTAATAGTAATTTTTGGACTTGGGAGGGTGGACCTAACTTTGCTGGAAACACTGGCAATTATGGTGAATTAGGGATTCCTTCATCGGAAAACATTCCGGGGGCTCGTGATAATGGAAATACATTTGTTGATCATGAAGGTCAGCTAATCATGTTTGGTGGCTATAAGTTTACTCAAGGTAGAGCAGGTACTTATAATGATTTGTGGAGTTATAATATTGAAACAAAAGAGTGGACATGGTTAGACGGAATTAATCAAACTGCCGGTCTAAGGGTAACAAGCTCGATTGGTGAATTAGGAGCTGGAACTAAACTATTTCCAAAAGCAAGAAATGGAGGTCACACATGGGTTGACAATGATGGGAATTTTTGGCTGTATGGAGGCAGTCCCAATGCTAATTCAGGATTAGGGATGCTGAATGATATGTGGAAATACGATTCCAATAATGACTTTTGGACTTATTATGGTGGGTCGGTGGATGCAGATAGCACAAAAGGAGTATATGGAACAAAAGGACTAGGAGCAGTAACCAACAAACCCAGATCACGATGGCATGGTAATTCCTGGTATGCCAATGACGGCAAGCTATGGTTTTTTGGTGGAATTTCAGCTGCTGGTGATGGAGGAGATATCGTTTGGCTTAATGATCTTTGGAGCTATGATCCTATTGGGGAAATTTATACTTGGGAAAGTGGTAGCAGTCAAGCAAATGAACAAGGGAAGTATGGTTCCAAAGGTATTCCTAATATTAATAATAGTCCAGGAGCAAGAAGCAGTGCCACTTCTTGGGTAGATGAACAGGGCAATTTCTGGCTATTTGGTGGATATGAAAGCTTCGAATACTACAATGATTTGTGGAAATTTAATCCGACTGCTAAAACTTGGACATGGATTTCAGGCCGCAACAGCCAAAATATTCCGGGGTCTTATGGAGTGCAAGGAGAGGAAAACAACCAAAATGAAATTGGGTCAAGAAGATATACGGGATCTTGGGTTGATGATGAAGGTAATTTCTGGGTATTTGGTGGACAAGGTAGAGACAAAGCCTCACAATTGGGGCTGCTTAACGATTTATGGAAATATAATCCGGAAACGAAAAATTGGATATGGATGAAAGGTTCCAATAGCGTCAATGCAACTGGTCATTATGGTACTTTAGGTGTTCCTAATCCCGATAATAATCCACCAGCAAGGTATGGTTATACGCATTGGAAAGATAATGTTGGTAATTTATGGCTTTTTGGTGGAGTTGCAGTTAGCGAATGGTTCAATGACCTATGGAGATATGATGTCAGAACAAATGAATGGACGTGGTTTGGAGGTAGTAAGGCAACATTTGACGAATTAGTTCTTCTGGCCCCACACTATAATTTTAGTAACTACGGAACCAAAGGAATTGTTGATCCGACTAACGTTATTGGCAACAGAGAACGCGCCATGGGATTTAAAAATGATAATAATGCTTTTTGGTTATTTGGGGGAAGGACAAATACTGTGCTTGGATATAATGACCTTTGGCAAATCACTTTTGTACCAGGGAAACCGTATTTATATCCTCTCGATACTATTCAATCTAACTCGTTCAGCATAAGTTTTGATGAGGCTTGGGCCTCGTCTTATCAAGTTCAATTATCATTTGAAGAGGACTTTAGTGATATTATCTCTGAGTTCAATATAACTGATAGAAGTATTTCTATAGGAGATTTAGATCCTGCCACCAAATATTATTATAGAATTAAGGCAATAAATGCTAATGGAGAGTCAGACTTTACAGATCAAAATCAAGTATTAACCTTGCCTGCTAAGCCTTCATTTAAACCCATCACCAAAGGACAATTAAATCAGAGAGATGCTGTACTAGTATGGGATTTATTAGCTGGCGAAATTGATGAATATATTTTGCAGATTTCTACTGACTCAACATTCACGGATGAGGCAGATTTGATTTCAGGATATGCTTCAAAATCAATTGACAGTGACATAAATAGCACTTTGATAGAGGGGCTTTCTTCTGGGACCAACTACTATGGCAGGATTAAGGCCAATAATAGTTCAGGTAGCTCTCGTTATAGTGATGTAGTTAGTTTTCTTACTAAACCCTCGGCTCCAGATTTAAATGAAACTACTATTCGTAATTCAATAACGCAGAGCAGTTTTCAGCTAATTTGGAATCCTGGAACTGGAGTGTTTGACAAGTACATACTATATTTAGCTGAAGATATGCAATTTGAAAATCTTGTAACTTCCTTCAATGGAGTGGATATTTCAAAAGATGTAAATACATTCATAATAAATGATTTAGTGCCTGGAAGCGAATATTTCGTTACTTTGTTATCCGAGAATTCATCTGGAGTTTCAGAGACCTCCGATACTTTAATGATTTTAACTAGACCTGAAGCTCCAATATTTAACACAACTAATTATTTGTCGGGAGTTACACAAAATGACGCGATTTTAAATTGGGAGGTCATTCCTGAAATTTTTGATGGCTACGAATTACAACTTTCTCTTGACTTTAGCTTTTCAAATGAAAACTTATTTTTAGCTGGTTATGGCAAGGATGAAATTTCGAGAACGATTGACAAAAGTCAAAGTACAGATACAGTAAGAAATCTTGAAGCAGGTACAACCTATTTTGCTCGGGTCAGGGCTTTTAATAGTTCAGGAGGCTCAAATTATTCTAATGTGGTTGCAATAGAGACCATTCCTAAAGCGCCTTCTTTTAATATTATCAATAATATCACTCAAAACTCAGCCTCTGTAAGCTGGAGTAATCCTTCCGGAGCGGAATCGTATTTAATTGATGTTAATACTAGTCCGGAATATTTGACAGATAGTGCAATATTTGAGAATTTTCCTGTTGCAGTGGCTTTTCAAATTTTGGAGGACTTAGAACCGGGTACCACTTATTACACCAGACTGCAATCTACAAATGAAAACGGAAGCAGTGGTCTAATAACGCCATTCGATTATAGTGATACTTCATTTGTCACGATTCCTGCTAATCCATTTTTGGAGACAGCTCTGGAGATACAGCAAAATACTGCTTTAATTAGCTGGGAAAATGTAAAAGGAGCAAATCGATATCTTTTGGATGTATCAAATAATGGATTTCAAACTTATATTAATAATTACCAAGGAATCGCAGTAGATGATAATGAATTTCTCATTGAAGAGTTAAGTCCTGGCCTTCAATACCAGGTGCGATTAAAATCCCAAAATGGCTCTGGAAATTCAGCTTATTCTAATGTATATGTTTTTAGAACCATTCCTGCGCAACCGATCGCTAGAGATGCTTCAACCGTGGCTGCTACTTCCTTTACTGCTAATTGGGATCCATCAGTTGGTGCTGATTATTATATTTTGGAGGTGACAGACGATGATTTTTTTACCTACACCGAACAGATTATTGACTTGGCCATTCCAAGTCGCGTATCTAACTTAGTAGAAGGGAATTCTTACAAATACAGAGTTAAAGCAGGAAATTCATCTGGTGTTTCACCTCCTTCAAATGCAGTTGAAGTAATAGTTTCCACCAATTCTCAAACCTTAGCTTTATCTAATTTTGATTTCCAAGAGGATTTTCGGTCTGGAGAAGAATCAGTTCCCATAGATATTCAACTCGGTGGAGGCCAGGGGCAAATAAGCTGCCTGATTCGATACAAAGGGATACTGGACAATAATTGGCAAGATAGTGTTCTCTTGACGACCATAGGTAACCAGCAGTACAGGTTTACGGTTCAAGAGTTCATGCTTGATGAATTGGGCTTTGAATTTGAGCTTTTTATTACAGATGGTATTACAAGTATTTTGAGGTCAAGAAATCTAATTTCCAGAAGTTTTAGTAACGAACAAAGTAGCATAATTCCACTTTTGAACATAAGTTCGCGTTGGCAGATGTTTTCAATTCCATATATTCTAGACGATAACTTAATAGAAACTATTTTCAGCAGCCTTGGTCAGCTGGAATATGAAACCGAGTGGCGATTGGTGCATTATGATGGAACTAACTATGTGGACGCAGGTGCTGGTATTAATCGAATAGAACTTGGCAAAGGCTATTGGCTAAATTTTAAATCCCAAGAGGAAACCCAAATTAAAGTTGGAAGTGGAAAAGTGAATATTGCATCTCCTTTTAATATGGTTTTGCGTGAAGGGTGGAACCAAATTGGTAATCCCTATAATGTCACCTTAAATTGGGATGTTGTACGTTCTGCAAATCAAGTTTTTAATAGCGTTGCAAGGACTTTAACTTACGACCCTCAAGATAATGGGTTCGAAGAAGATATTTTAATTAATGCTTTTGAAGGTGCATTTGTTTGGTCTGATATTGACACGGAATTAGTGATCAATTTACGGGGATCTTCTTCCTTTAGAGTAGCCGGGAATGAAGAGAATTATTTTTCTGGTAATATTGACCAAGCTCGATGGAAGTGTCCAATAAATATTGAGTTTGCAAATGGATTGAAAAACATAGCTAACATCGGGATGTCGGAAGAAGCTCTATTAGGAAAGGATCATTTAGACAAGATGCAAGTTCCTAGATTTGTGGAATTCACAGAGATGTATACTCGTCATGAGGATTATTTTTACCCTTATTTCCAGCAAGATATTAGACCTTCCGCTAATATAGAGAGGTGGCTATTTAATTTGTCTTCCAATCAATTGAAAGGAACCGTAAAACTAAGCTGGGATAATGAAGCATTTAAAAATAGTGTGAAGCAGCTATGGATAATTGATGAAGAGAATGGGGTCCTGGTCAATATGAATGAGATCAACAGCATTTCCCTAGATATAAAGGATAACCATCAAATCTCAATTCATCTCACTGAAAATAAAAATGAGCTGCCACTTCCGTTTAAAATGTTGATGGGAAATCCATATCCTAATCCAACGAACCGCATGAACAATGTGAATATATTGTTACCAGAGGCAATGGAGAATTATGAGATTTTGCTTTCACTTTATAGTGCTGACGGTAGTAAGTTAGCAACTTTGGCAGAAGGGGTTTATGAAGCAGGTATTTACAATTTTCAACTAGATTTTGAGGATTTTGAAAATGTAAGTTCTGGTATGCTGATTTATAAATTGGCAGTAAGTGGTCCTAATGGGCAAACGATATTCAGAAAAGTAATTTTAAATAAATAG
- a CDS encoding LamG-like jellyroll fold domain-containing protein: MKKLLIILLILFSIKVYSQTPNFKWVGGDTTVNPSGSLQKTYVGPRQFAASWQDEDGNYYIFGGEGYSSEGKYGILNDFWQYDQDNGVWKYLSGNIAVNSIAENDNALRFDGKDDYVQVDGLIPYRSDFTWEVTFRKGVDNNAYQGLISLDNFSCCYPDGVSTNFGLFLVNNALYFERPGFVQHFVSNNIETNEWNNISMSVEINENGANELIKFYINGDFINSLEDDFDALIDDTDTTLMATMIGRQRFSYFKGSIDDVVIWNYAKTESEVINELNTAVLPNDSRLTAYFDFNQGIANGDNTETIILDTEIKYFSREDSVDNSLVENQWRLSPDVKITRENDYPLFNYATTPVFNSFDQPFKTEWATGTTAEAEPESYDTFYEIYLNMYYSPEGFVDNPISLFLPEENRYFDVEFSQYTEDPSTTGGPGGGGFAVSYTEVLETIAFDTLADKSINDFDGKLVNFTNRDAPYFKGEIAQLRVWNVARTEQELVNNLLDVDPESAGLMAYFDFNDGIPEGDNSGISHVLDNTSNNFDGNIIGFDLDGINSNFNQSTLPAAAESTGVLKFDGLKDNIEIPNLAVFKDNYTIETWFKTAEDGTLFSWAPPGAESFWLEGGITFFIQSGGLAVDVFNVGGPYGVRKNGNDITDNQWHHVAFTIEKDISGINERIRIYIDGVLENESFYNFSDIINDGSGNFISKIGFTNFNFPFLDFSSGGLIPNSTSNWVPGKDGKAQISKSQSFYISDNDGNLWMFGGKGLDEFASEVMTADLRKYNFETSTWDFISGIEDDNASGIYGNLNEANVNNRPGPDSPRMVGLPMIPSSFSGVKAMIKMVNLGFWEIYGFMTLEIIFGLGWLELIQLIP; this comes from the coding sequence GTGAAAAAACTTCTTATAATTTTATTGATTCTTTTCAGCATTAAAGTTTATAGTCAAACCCCTAATTTTAAATGGGTTGGGGGAGATACGACTGTGAATCCCTCTGGTTCTTTACAAAAGACTTATGTTGGTCCAAGGCAGTTTGCGGCATCTTGGCAGGATGAAGATGGAAATTATTATATTTTTGGTGGGGAAGGATATTCATCCGAGGGGAAATACGGAATCCTAAACGATTTCTGGCAATATGACCAAGACAATGGTGTTTGGAAGTACCTCAGTGGAAATATAGCAGTTAATAGCATAGCAGAAAATGACAATGCACTTAGATTTGACGGAAAAGATGATTACGTTCAAGTAGACGGCTTAATCCCGTATAGAAGTGATTTTACATGGGAAGTTACATTTAGAAAAGGAGTTGACAATAATGCTTATCAAGGGCTTATTTCTCTAGACAATTTTAGCTGTTGCTATCCAGATGGTGTAAGCACTAATTTCGGATTATTCTTGGTTAATAATGCCTTATATTTTGAACGTCCCGGATTTGTCCAACACTTTGTTTCTAATAATATAGAAACCAACGAATGGAATAATATCTCCATGTCTGTGGAAATTAATGAAAATGGTGCAAATGAATTGATTAAGTTTTATATCAATGGAGATTTTATCAATTCCCTTGAAGATGATTTCGATGCGCTTATAGATGATACTGATACTACATTGATGGCGACCATGATTGGTCGTCAACGGTTTTCGTATTTCAAAGGCTCAATTGATGATGTAGTAATTTGGAATTACGCGAAGACAGAAAGCGAAGTAATAAACGAATTGAACACTGCCGTTTTACCGAATGATAGTAGATTAACAGCTTACTTTGATTTTAATCAAGGTATTGCAAATGGCGATAATACTGAAACCATCATTCTAGATACAGAAATCAAATATTTTTCGAGGGAAGATTCTGTAGATAATAGTTTAGTGGAAAACCAATGGAGGCTATCACCTGACGTAAAGATTACCAGGGAAAATGACTATCCATTATTTAATTATGCTACTACTCCTGTTTTCAATTCTTTTGACCAACCATTTAAGACCGAGTGGGCGACAGGGACTACCGCAGAAGCTGAGCCAGAAAGTTATGATACCTTCTATGAGATTTACTTAAATATGTACTATAGTCCCGAGGGCTTTGTGGATAATCCGATTTCACTTTTTTTGCCAGAGGAGAACAGATACTTTGATGTAGAATTCTCACAATACACGGAAGATCCCTCTACCACAGGTGGCCCTGGAGGAGGGGGATTTGCAGTGTCTTATACGGAAGTTTTGGAAACTATTGCTTTCGATACTTTGGCCGACAAATCAATCAATGATTTCGATGGAAAGCTAGTTAATTTTACAAATAGAGATGCTCCCTATTTTAAGGGAGAAATAGCTCAATTAAGAGTCTGGAACGTGGCAAGAACAGAACAAGAGCTTGTCAACAATTTATTAGATGTAGATCCTGAAAGTGCTGGGCTCATGGCCTATTTCGATTTTAATGACGGAATTCCTGAGGGGGATAACAGCGGAATTTCACATGTGTTAGATAATACTTCTAATAATTTCGATGGCAATATCATTGGATTTGATTTAGATGGTATTAATTCCAATTTTAATCAAAGTACTTTACCTGCTGCAGCTGAATCTACAGGAGTTTTAAAATTTGATGGTTTAAAAGATAATATTGAAATTCCTAACCTAGCAGTTTTTAAGGATAACTATACTATTGAAACCTGGTTCAAAACCGCGGAAGATGGAACGTTATTTTCGTGGGCGCCACCAGGGGCTGAAAGTTTCTGGCTTGAAGGAGGGATCACTTTTTTTATACAAAGTGGAGGTCTGGCAGTTGATGTATTTAATGTCGGAGGGCCTTATGGCGTTAGGAAGAATGGCAATGATATTACGGATAACCAATGGCATCATGTGGCATTTACAATTGAAAAAGATATCAGCGGAATAAATGAAAGGATTCGAATTTATATTGACGGGGTTCTGGAAAACGAAAGCTTCTATAACTTCTCAGATATTATTAATGATGGAAGCGGTAATTTTATTTCCAAAATTGGATTCACAAATTTTAATTTTCCGTTTTTAGATTTCTCATCTGGTGGATTAATTCCTAATAGCACCTCAAATTGGGTGCCAGGAAAGGATGGAAAAGCCCAAATTTCCAAATCTCAAAGTTTTTATATTTCTGATAATGACGGTAATTTATGGATGTTTGGAGGTAAAGGCCTAGATGAATTTGCCAGTGAGGTAATGACTGCTGATTTAAGAAAATATAATTTTGAAACCTCAACTTGGGATTTTATTTCAGGTATTGAAGATGACAATGCAAGTGGAATATATGGTAATCTCAATGAAGCAAATGTCAATAATCGGCCAGGGCCAGACTCGCCACGAATGGTTGGATTACCAATGATTCCATCTTCATTTTCGGGGGTGAAGGCTATGATAAAAATGGTGAACTTGGGTTTTTGGGAGATTTATGGCTTTATGACATTGGAGATAATATTTGGACTTGGTTGGCTGGAGCTGATACAGTTAATTCCTTAG
- a CDS encoding caspase family protein, producing the protein MDNMNFKSLKSGLTIMFSMVAIWASAQIVTDKTNKIVIDYKGVELNTSLPTIDWVFPKVEYTNTQENYVQLKAIITSSIPLKSVMLDVSLGENGRKIGSRAGEIDDPFNVQIDLTMNVIKGQNWIELTATNEEGGIVKEHRSIMVGLDAIGDAVTIDRKDYALLFATNRYDNWNDLVNPIFDAEAIGKELEDRYGFEIEIVKDPNQDQVMTKLREYAQRKYKPQDQLFIFFAGHGIYDEVFGEGFLVARNSIINDVSKNTYISHNRIRSNINNIPCEHIFLAMDACFGGTFDPVLASSRSALYDDIDDKAYLVKKLSKRTRKYLTSGGKEYVSDGVRGSHSPFAKSFLEALKTYGGEDRILILDEIKLYMERLSTTPRFGEFGTDENGSDFVFVAN; encoded by the coding sequence ATGGATAATATGAATTTTAAGAGCTTGAAATCTGGGCTAACAATTATGTTTTCCATGGTGGCAATCTGGGCATCTGCTCAAATTGTGACAGATAAGACCAATAAAATTGTTATAGATTATAAAGGTGTTGAACTTAATACTTCACTACCGACCATTGATTGGGTTTTTCCAAAAGTTGAATATACCAATACCCAGGAAAATTATGTGCAATTAAAGGCAATTATAACTTCTAGTATTCCCTTAAAAAGTGTTATGCTTGATGTCAGTCTGGGAGAAAATGGAAGAAAAATTGGTTCAAGGGCTGGTGAAATTGATGATCCTTTTAATGTACAAATAGATTTGACTATGAATGTAATCAAAGGTCAAAACTGGATCGAACTCACTGCTACAAATGAGGAAGGAGGCATCGTAAAAGAGCATAGAAGCATAATGGTAGGATTGGATGCCATAGGAGATGCTGTCACCATTGATCGAAAGGACTATGCATTGCTTTTTGCTACCAATAGATATGATAATTGGAATGATTTAGTTAATCCAATATTCGATGCTGAGGCAATCGGAAAGGAACTAGAAGACAGGTATGGCTTTGAAATCGAGATTGTAAAGGATCCAAACCAAGATCAGGTAATGACAAAATTGCGGGAATACGCGCAAAGAAAATATAAACCACAAGATCAATTATTTATATTTTTCGCAGGTCATGGCATTTACGATGAAGTTTTCGGAGAGGGCTTCTTGGTGGCCAGAAATTCCATCATAAATGATGTGAGTAAAAATACTTATATATCGCACAACAGAATCCGAAGTAATATTAATAACATTCCGTGTGAACACATCTTTTTAGCAATGGATGCTTGTTTCGGAGGTACTTTTGATCCAGTTTTAGCGTCTTCAAGATCTGCCTTATACGATGATATTGATGACAAAGCCTATTTGGTCAAGAAATTATCTAAGCGAACAAGAAAATATCTGACTTCTGGAGGAAAAGAATATGTGTCCGATGGCGTTAGAGGATCACATTCTCCTTTTGCTAAAAGCTTTTTAGAGGCATTAAAAACTTATGGAGGGGAAGATAGAATTCTCATTTTGGATGAAATCAAATTGTATATGGAGAGATTAAGCACAACTCCTAGGTTTGGTGAATTTGGAACTGATGAAAATGGAAGTGATTTTGTATTTGTGGCCAATTAA